One genomic region from Bufo bufo chromosome 3, aBufBuf1.1, whole genome shotgun sequence encodes:
- the YTHDF2 gene encoding YTH domain-containing family protein 2 isoform X1: MATTESKYVEDGASANAPQSPPLSCFQGALQLHLPDRFSDDDMSASSLLEPRPKGQGNKVQHGSVHQKDGVNDDEFEPYLHTQERQSNGYTALSDSYLPSYYSPSIGFSYSLGDAAWSTGGDPTPTMPFLASYGQLGSGEPHFLPDAMFGPLGSAPFLGQPGFNFFPSGMDFSAWGSGGSSPGASAPSSGYGGSYAYAPSSLGGAVLDGPASFGGGKAVGSLEQSMGALKLGEGNSIKTGVTSLPPATIAPPKQASWADIASKPAKPSIGKALPPPVKQNMEIGTWDNKVPTANLCQLPSPPVLQQPTSIISSSSHAPARWSAPRSRGSEQALVSHTSTDPHPVLEKLRSLNNYNPKDFDCNPKFGRVFIVKSYSEDDIHRSIKYNIWCSTEHGNKRLDAAYRSLNGKGPVYLLFSVNGSGHFCGVAEMRSAVDYNTCAGVWSQDKWKGRFDVRWVFVKDVPNGQLRHIRLENNENKPVTNSRDTQEVPLEKARQVLRIIASYKHTTSIFDDFSHYEKRQEEEDSTKKDSHTGFILYSLCGTERAKQANV; this comes from the exons ATGGCCACCACAGAATCGAAATACGTCGAAGATGGCGCATCTGCAAACGCGCCACAGTCCCCGCCCCTTTCCTGCTTTCAGGGCGCGCTCCAGCTGCATCTCCCGGATCGATTCTCCGACGACGACATGTCTGCCAGTAGTCTCCTGGAGCCG agaccCAAGGGGCAAGGAAACAAAG tacaacATGGATCTGTTCATCAGAAAGATGGAGTAAATGATGATGAGTTTGAGCCCTATCTGCATACACAAGAGCGCCAG AGTAATGGATACACTGCCTTGTCAGATTCTTACCTTCCCAGTTACTACAGTCCATCCATTGGATTCTCTTATTCTCTGGGTGATGCCGCCTGGTCTACTGGAGGGGACCCAACACCCACTATGCCTTTTCTTGCTTCCTATGGTCAATTAGGTAGTGGTGAGCCACACTTTTTGCCAGATGCAATGTTTGGACCTCTAGGAAGTGCTCCTTTCTTGGGACAACCTGGATTCAACTTTTTTCCAAGTGGCATGGACTTTTCTGCCTGGGGCAGTGGAGGAAGTTCTCCAGGTGCATCTGCCCCTAGCTCTGGCTATGGTGGTAGTTATGCATATGCTCCCAGCAGCTTGGGAGGAGCGGTTTTGGATGGCCCAGCAAGTTTTGGTGGTGGtaaagctgtaggcagtctagaGCAAAGTATGGGAGCTTTAAAATTGGGAGAAGGAAATAGTATTAAAACTGGTGTGACCAGTTTGCCCCCTGCAACTATTGCTCCACCAAAACAGGCATCCTGGGCGGACATtgccagcaaacctgccaagccaAGCATTGGAAAGGCCCTTCCTCCACCAGTTAAGCAAAACATGGAAATTGGAACTTGGGACAACAAAGTACCCACAGCCAACCTTTGCCAGCTACCTTCACCTCCAGTCCTTCAGCAGCCAACTTCTATTATATCCTCTTCGTCACACGCTCCAGCTCGTTGGTCAGCACCTCGTAGCCGTGGTTCAGAGCAAGCCCTTGTATCACACACCTCAACAGACCCCCATCCTGTCCTGGAGAAACTAAGATCCCTTAATAACTATAACCCAAAGGACTTTGACTGCAACCCAAAATTTGGCCGAGTGTTTATTGTGAAGAGTTACTCAGAAGATGACATTCACCGTTCTATCAAGTACAATATATGGTGTTCTACAGAACATGGTAATAAACGTCTGGACGCTGCTTATCGCTCCCTGAATGGTAAAGGTCCTGTCTATTTACTTTTCAGTGTTAATGGAAGTGGTCACTTTTGTGGGGTGGCAGAAATGCGATCTGCTGTGGACTATAATACTTGTGCAGGTGTGTGGTCTCAGGACAAGTGGAAGGGCCGATTTGATGTCCGTTGGGTGTTTGTGAAGGATGTACCCAATGGTCAATTACGACACATCCGGCTAGAGAACAATGAGAATAAGCCGGTTACCAACTCTCGAGACACACAGGAGGTACCTCTAGAAAAGGCCCGTCAGGTACTGCGAATCATAGCTAGCTATAAGCATACCACCTCCATATTTGATGACTTTTCACATTATGAGAAGAGGCAAGAGGAAGAGGATAGTACCAAGAAG
- the YTHDF2 gene encoding YTH domain-containing family protein 2 isoform X2, giving the protein MATTESKYVEDGASANAPQSPPLSCFQGALQLHLPDRFSDDDMSASSLLEPRPKGQGNKVQHGSVHQKDGVNDDEFEPYLHTQERQSNGYTALSDSYLPSYYSPSIGFSYSLGDAAWSTGGDPTPTMPFLASYGQLGSGEPHFLPDAMFGPLGSAPFLGQPGFNFFPSGMDFSAWGSGGSSPGASAPSSGYGGSYAYAPSSLGGAVLDGPASFGGGKAVGSLEQSMGALKLGEGNSIKTGVTSLPPATIAPPKQASWADIASKPAKPSIGKALPPPVKQNMEIGTWDNKVPTANLCQLPSPPVLQQPTSIISSSSHAPARWSAPRSRGSEQALVSHTSTDPHPVLEKLRSLNNYNPKDFDCNPKFGRVFIVKSYSEDDIHRSIKYNIWCSTEHGNKRLDAAYRSLNGKGPVYLLFSVNGSGHFCGVAEMRSAVDYNTCAGVWSQDKWKGRFDVRWVFVKDVPNGQLRHIRLENNENKPVTNSRDTQEVPLEKARQVLRIIASYKHTTSIFDDFSHYEKRQEEEDSTKKVVKN; this is encoded by the exons ATGGCCACCACAGAATCGAAATACGTCGAAGATGGCGCATCTGCAAACGCGCCACAGTCCCCGCCCCTTTCCTGCTTTCAGGGCGCGCTCCAGCTGCATCTCCCGGATCGATTCTCCGACGACGACATGTCTGCCAGTAGTCTCCTGGAGCCG agaccCAAGGGGCAAGGAAACAAAG tacaacATGGATCTGTTCATCAGAAAGATGGAGTAAATGATGATGAGTTTGAGCCCTATCTGCATACACAAGAGCGCCAG AGTAATGGATACACTGCCTTGTCAGATTCTTACCTTCCCAGTTACTACAGTCCATCCATTGGATTCTCTTATTCTCTGGGTGATGCCGCCTGGTCTACTGGAGGGGACCCAACACCCACTATGCCTTTTCTTGCTTCCTATGGTCAATTAGGTAGTGGTGAGCCACACTTTTTGCCAGATGCAATGTTTGGACCTCTAGGAAGTGCTCCTTTCTTGGGACAACCTGGATTCAACTTTTTTCCAAGTGGCATGGACTTTTCTGCCTGGGGCAGTGGAGGAAGTTCTCCAGGTGCATCTGCCCCTAGCTCTGGCTATGGTGGTAGTTATGCATATGCTCCCAGCAGCTTGGGAGGAGCGGTTTTGGATGGCCCAGCAAGTTTTGGTGGTGGtaaagctgtaggcagtctagaGCAAAGTATGGGAGCTTTAAAATTGGGAGAAGGAAATAGTATTAAAACTGGTGTGACCAGTTTGCCCCCTGCAACTATTGCTCCACCAAAACAGGCATCCTGGGCGGACATtgccagcaaacctgccaagccaAGCATTGGAAAGGCCCTTCCTCCACCAGTTAAGCAAAACATGGAAATTGGAACTTGGGACAACAAAGTACCCACAGCCAACCTTTGCCAGCTACCTTCACCTCCAGTCCTTCAGCAGCCAACTTCTATTATATCCTCTTCGTCACACGCTCCAGCTCGTTGGTCAGCACCTCGTAGCCGTGGTTCAGAGCAAGCCCTTGTATCACACACCTCAACAGACCCCCATCCTGTCCTGGAGAAACTAAGATCCCTTAATAACTATAACCCAAAGGACTTTGACTGCAACCCAAAATTTGGCCGAGTGTTTATTGTGAAGAGTTACTCAGAAGATGACATTCACCGTTCTATCAAGTACAATATATGGTGTTCTACAGAACATGGTAATAAACGTCTGGACGCTGCTTATCGCTCCCTGAATGGTAAAGGTCCTGTCTATTTACTTTTCAGTGTTAATGGAAGTGGTCACTTTTGTGGGGTGGCAGAAATGCGATCTGCTGTGGACTATAATACTTGTGCAGGTGTGTGGTCTCAGGACAAGTGGAAGGGCCGATTTGATGTCCGTTGGGTGTTTGTGAAGGATGTACCCAATGGTCAATTACGACACATCCGGCTAGAGAACAATGAGAATAAGCCGGTTACCAACTCTCGAGACACACAGGAGGTACCTCTAGAAAAGGCCCGTCAGGTACTGCGAATCATAGCTAGCTATAAGCATACCACCTCCATATTTGATGACTTTTCACATTATGAGAAGAGGCAAGAGGAAGAGGATAGTACCAAGAAG